The genomic region ACATTAAACTGGAACTGTTCAAAAATTGCATGAACCTCGACAGGGTTCTGAATTACGAAGGAATTATTTAGAATTGAACAGCCCTGGTTGGGGGGATAATAGACGATTCCATAATGCGATTGTCCTTGGGCGCTACGACTTAAAAAACCGGCATCACTGGTTACAAACACCCGCTGTTCGCGTCGAGCATACTCCATTTGCGCCTCGTCACTTAGCGTACGTAATCCTGCTTCGGCGGTGGTCGTAACATCAACGCCACGTTGGCGCAAGGCTTGGGCTATAGCATGGCTGATATGTTCATCAAGATGAAAACGAAGTTTAGACGCCACGTAAATCCTTTAGTCTTTCTTGCAATAGCGAAGGGTTGCGTGCTTTGAAAGCTTCAACGTAGGCTTTATCTTGGGCAATATCTTGATCAATGGAATCTTTATAATCAAAATAATAAGTTAACGCGGCGTAAACTTCTGACAAGGAGAGACTATACTCAGCACATATCCTATCCACGCTCAAGCCAAGCCGCTCATGCCACACTACGATGTCTTGAACCCGAATACGTCGTCTGGCCAGATGCGGTTTACCGTGACAAATTTTCTCATCAACCACAATATGACGGTCTATCACTGCTTCCATCATCTTCACCTCAATAGTTTTTAGAGACAATCAAATTTATTGTACATTTCGTTGATGTGGTGTCAAATATTTTTTACTCAAGCCGATGATAGTATGACTAAGAGTACGCTTAATAGGCGTTAAAAAATAATTGTGATTGGGATCAGGGCGTTACTCAAGCCCCAAATCTTCCGGCGTAAAGCTCATCCTTAAAAATGTGAGCGCTTTAAGGATGAGTGATCATAGGCATACGGCGACTGGTGACGGAAATAGGTGTCGTACAGCTCGGCGTAGTGGCCGCCTTGCTGCATGAGGTGGCGGTGGTTGCCTTCTTCGATGATGCGGCCGTTTTGCAGCACCAAAATGCGCTGAGCGGAACGGATGGTGGACAGGCGGTGGGCAATGACAATGGCGGTGCTGTTGGCCAGGATGAGGTCTAGAGCGGTTTGGATTTGAGATTCGGTGAAGGGGTCCACGCTGGCCGTGGCTTCGTCTAAAATAAAGATGGCGGGCTGCTGAGCCAGCACGCGGGTAAAGGCTACCAACTGGCGCTGGCCCATTGAGAGACGGCTTCCTCGCTCACCCACGTGGGTGTGCAGGCCCTCGGGCAGGGTTTCCAACCATTCGCCGCGACCAATACGATAAGCCACAGCTTCGATGTCGGCGTCGGTCAGGTTGGGCCGGGCGTAACGGATGTTGTCGGCCACGCTGGCCGAAAAAAGAAAAGGCGTTTGCGACACCAGGCCCAACTGGCGGCGATAGAGGGTGAGGTCAAAGGTGCGGATGTCGTGCCCGTCCACGTAAATGTGGCCGGCCTGGAATTCGTAAAAACGGGTGATCAGTTTGACCAGGCTGCTTTTGCCCGCGCCGGTGTGGCCCACCAGGGCAATGCTTTCGCCGGGGGCGATGCGCAGGGAGAAGTCTTGCAACACCTGTTCCTGCTCGCTGTAGCGGAAATGAACCCGGTCAAAAATAATTTCCCCTTTCAGCCGGGGGGGCGGGCGGTTATCTGTTTGTTGCACCAACGGTTGGGCGTCAATGAGAGCAAAAATGCGTTCCGCCGCGGAAAGGCCGGCCTGAAATTGGCTCCAGAATACGGAAATGTTGATCATGGGAAACCAAAAACGATCCAGGCTGAGCATGAACAAGTACCAGGCCCCAATGGACGCCAGGCCCAGGTTCACCGAAAGACCGCCCCAGTAGAGCAGCGCAGCGGTGCCCAGGCCGGACAAAGTGATCAGCACCGGAAATACGTTTGATAGAAAAAAACCGCGATACAAATTGACCCGGTAGGATTGTTGGTTGACGGCGCTGAATTCTTGATAAATGGCCTGTTCTTGCCGAAAATTTTTGGCAATGCTAATGCCGGTGACAGCCTCCTGAATGGCGGCATTGACCCTGGCCAGCACGCGAAAACCCTGGCGGGTGACAAAGCGGGCTACTCGCCGGAAAAGGGCCGTTAGCAGAATCACAATGGGCGTGAGCGCCAGCAAGATCAGGGTCAGTTGCCAGGAGATATTGAATAAAACCAGCAGCAGGATAAAGACCAGCAGGAACTGGCTGGAGATGTCAACAATCAATTGCACCACCTGGGCAAATTCATTGGTATCGGTGGTGATGCGACTGATGATCCGGCCCGAAGGAAATTCGTCGAAAAAGGCCAGATCGTGGTTGATGGAGGCAGCAAACGCATCCCGGCGCAGGGCCGCCATAACGTCGGCAATCACCCGAATGGTTAACCGGCGGCGAATCCAGTTGGCCAGCCAAATACTCACGCCAAAGATGATCATAA from Anaerolineae bacterium harbors:
- a CDS encoding DUF5615 family PIN-like protein, with the protein product MASKLRFHLDEHISHAIAQALRQRGVDVTTTAEAGLRTLSDEAQMEYARREQRVFVTSDAGFLSRSAQGQSHYGIVYYPPNQGCSILNNSFVIQNPVEVHAIFEQFQFNV
- a CDS encoding ABC transporter ATP-binding protein — encoded protein: MFSGLDTEAYDRAYSDPELIRRIAGYFAPHRKRVAGVVFFVSLVSLAAAGQPLIVSRGVGALEGQPSTTFILLLFAFMIIFGVSIWLANWIRRRLTIRVIADVMAALRRDAFAASINHDLAFFDEFPSGRIISRITTDTNEFAQVVQLIVDISSQFLLVFILLLVLFNISWQLTLILLALTPIVILLTALFRRVARFVTRQGFRVLARVNAAIQEAVTGISIAKNFRQEQAIYQEFSAVNQQSYRVNLYRGFFLSNVFPVLITLSGLGTAALLYWGGLSVNLGLASIGAWYLFMLSLDRFWFPMINISVFWSQFQAGLSAAERIFALIDAQPLVQQTDNRPPPRLKGEIIFDRVHFRYSEQEQVLQDFSLRIAPGESIALVGHTGAGKSSLVKLITRFYEFQAGHIYVDGHDIRTFDLTLYRRQLGLVSQTPFLFSASVADNIRYARPNLTDADIEAVAYRIGRGEWLETLPEGLHTHVGERGSRLSMGQRQLVAFTRVLAQQPAIFILDEATASVDPFTESQIQTALDLILANSTAIVIAHRLSTIRSAQRILVLQNGRIIEEGNHRHLMQQGGHYAELYDTYFRHQSPYAYDHSSLKRSHF
- a CDS encoding DUF433 domain-containing protein codes for the protein MMEAVIDRHIVVDEKICHGKPHLARRRIRVQDIVVWHERLGLSVDRICAEYSLSLSEVYAALTYYFDYKDSIDQDIAQDKAYVEAFKARNPSLLQERLKDLRGV